In Pseudobacter ginsenosidimutans, the following are encoded in one genomic region:
- a CDS encoding SusD/RagB family nutrient-binding outer membrane lipoprotein codes for MKKIFILSIIALAALSFTACKKGFEKENTDPIGITDAPPEKFLTPALVNTLSANLTRNRNFNNELMQVTVTQSEDENAIFRYDFRPNVADLTWNAWYSELTNFKEIFTVASMPEYENDSWKGISLALEAWVFSLLTDSYGDIPFTEANRGKEGIVEPAFDKQKDIYNGLLDKLEKANELLSGNKVIVAAADPVYNGDVSRWRKLANSLHLRLLLRLSGKQETATVMIDKIKEIIGNPSKYPVFTSNDESAVLKWNGTTVPGVALSSPFVTSLREADFNIPSLCNFFIGPLREWNDPRLDLSTKYGNGTRNRIGIAPGSNGFAGVNSGYPVGGGEPKQAFFYSMGASDYSLQKNPLTGIIMTYAELQFIFAEAAAKGWITGDAGTYYHNGIANAINYWVPVFTTDIANAEFTDYVTAANIGWDDALPLDATTGDSKMERIHLQKYYSLFMTDFQQWFEFRRTGHPILPKGEGLFNGGVMPARLNYPVYVQAANPTNYKLAVESMGGDAVSTQVWWQKP; via the coding sequence ATGAAAAAGATATTCATACTATCAATCATAGCACTGGCAGCACTTTCTTTCACTGCCTGCAAAAAGGGATTCGAGAAAGAAAACACTGATCCCATTGGCATCACTGATGCACCGCCGGAAAAATTCCTCACACCTGCATTGGTGAATACTTTGTCTGCCAACCTCACCCGGAACAGGAATTTCAATAATGAACTGATGCAGGTGACGGTAACGCAAAGTGAAGATGAGAACGCGATATTCAGGTACGATTTCCGTCCAAATGTGGCCGACCTCACCTGGAACGCCTGGTATTCCGAGCTGACCAATTTCAAAGAGATCTTCACTGTCGCCTCCATGCCTGAGTACGAAAATGATTCCTGGAAAGGAATTTCCCTCGCACTGGAAGCATGGGTATTTTCTCTGCTGACAGACTCATATGGCGATATACCTTTCACTGAAGCCAACAGGGGCAAAGAAGGAATTGTAGAACCTGCATTCGACAAACAGAAAGATATCTACAATGGTCTCCTGGATAAACTGGAAAAAGCGAATGAATTACTTTCAGGCAATAAGGTAATCGTTGCTGCTGCCGATCCTGTATACAACGGGGATGTGAGCCGCTGGCGGAAACTGGCCAACAGCCTGCATTTGCGACTGCTTCTCCGTTTGTCCGGCAAACAGGAAACAGCTACTGTGATGATCGATAAGATCAAAGAGATCATCGGCAATCCTTCGAAATATCCTGTGTTCACTTCCAATGATGAATCGGCAGTACTGAAATGGAACGGCACTACAGTGCCTGGTGTGGCGCTCTCCAGTCCATTTGTGACCTCACTGCGTGAAGCGGATTTCAATATTCCCTCGCTCTGCAATTTCTTTATCGGACCCTTGAGGGAATGGAATGATCCCCGTCTGGATCTCAGTACCAAATATGGCAATGGAACCCGTAACAGGATCGGGATTGCTCCCGGCAGTAATGGATTCGCCGGTGTGAACAGTGGTTATCCTGTTGGTGGCGGCGAGCCCAAGCAGGCTTTCTTCTATTCCATGGGCGCCTCTGATTATTCTTTGCAGAAAAATCCGCTTACCGGCATCATCATGACCTACGCGGAACTGCAGTTCATTTTTGCAGAAGCTGCCGCCAAAGGATGGATCACAGGAGATGCAGGTACTTACTATCATAACGGTATCGCCAATGCGATAAATTACTGGGTGCCGGTTTTCACCACCGATATCGCCAATGCAGAGTTCACGGATTATGTAACTGCAGCCAATATCGGCTGGGATGATGCGTTGCCGCTGGATGCAACCACAGGCGATAGTAAAATGGAACGCATTCACCTGCAGAAATACTATAGTCTCTTCATGACCGATTTTCAACAATGGTTCGAATTCCGCCGCACAGGTCACCCTATCCTTCCGAAAGGTGAAGGATTGTTCAACGGAGGTGTGATGCCTGCCAGGTTGAACTATCCTGTTTATGTGCAGGCTGCCAATCCCACCAATTACAAACTGGCCGTGGAAAGCATGGGTGGCGATGCTGTAAGTACACAGGTTTGGTGGCAGAAACCATAA
- a CDS encoding SusC/RagA family TonB-linked outer membrane protein → MALLLLLCMISFASHLNAQTPATITVSGTVVNDQNGELLPAVSIIVQKKDVGMSDSKGSFSVKIAPGASVTFSSVGYESVTETFSKDHENLVIRLKAATGQLGEVVVTALGIKREERALGYAVTKINTEQLTNAASTNWMDALSGKVAGLNMVRSNSGPGGSIKVILRGENNLTGDNEALIVVDGVVVSSGSARRTATGGSASGPTDGIQPTDFGSGLNDINPEDIESVTVLKGPAASALYGQRGANGALIITTRSGSKKKKLGITVSSNGSLETPNRWPDLQYEYGQGLNGAATYSYGSTADGPSTSNTSLSWGPRFNGQQFYQYDPNTQTTATERTPWVPYKNQIRDFFETGKSLSNSVSVDGNLFKTTSFRFSATHSDNTWILPNTGFNRTNLTLSTTTKVTSKFNVSLKANYTNKHSNNLPGVGYGNQSVMYWYVFWVPNADMNWLRNYWTTGKENQELKDLFTTSPENPYAVAYEFINGANRNNLTGNIQLNYNFTKELSLQLRGTIDRSGEDRWQHRPWTAARFANGSYRTQDIGVQELSGDFLLKYDKQLNKDFRITSSVGGSMLRNKYNRIETRADGMKEPGIYNFGNSMYDLVYLPDTSRFRINSFYGLFSLSYKNYLYMDLTGRQDWSSVLATPYRTDNVGFFYPSASVSFIASEYFKMPEVINYAKLRLSVASVGSGGTLPYLTSYAYLYPTDKVYTDSAVQNPATIPNPNLKPLKTTTYELGAEMKFFKNRLGFDVAVYKGQTKDQILQRIVDRSSGFTRQVVNAGQVDNSGLEVSLNGTPVETKDFKWSMFATFSTNKNKVVSLANDDSLFLLRSGAVGGVQIVAKVGGSMGDMYGIGFERSPDGQVIYDAATGLPKITSSPVYLGNTIPKYKFSFGNEFRYKSFRFNVLFDGQAGGVAHSYTHGRLADFGKLTATLPGRYSGIIGNGVIQDGDHYRKNDVIAKDITTFYQNSMGTANGEGATYKTDFIKLREARLDYTLPKNTLKALGLTRVTVGVYGRNLFIWSKWPMFDPEFGTLSGTDIVQGFEVGQFPSTRTVGFNLVVGIN, encoded by the coding sequence TTGGCACTGCTTCTGCTGCTCTGTATGATTTCCTTCGCTTCTCACCTCAATGCACAAACGCCCGCAACCATTACCGTCAGCGGTACTGTTGTGAACGATCAGAATGGAGAACTGCTTCCGGCTGTTTCTATCATCGTTCAGAAAAAAGATGTTGGCATGTCTGACTCCAAAGGAAGCTTCTCGGTAAAAATTGCTCCCGGCGCTTCCGTCACCTTCTCTTCAGTAGGATACGAATCAGTTACGGAGACCTTCAGTAAGGACCACGAAAATCTCGTGATCAGGCTGAAAGCCGCTACCGGTCAGCTCGGCGAAGTAGTGGTGACTGCACTCGGTATCAAGCGTGAAGAAAGAGCGCTTGGTTATGCAGTTACCAAGATCAACACGGAACAGCTCACCAATGCAGCATCCACCAACTGGATGGACGCACTCTCCGGAAAAGTGGCGGGCCTCAATATGGTCCGCTCCAACAGCGGGCCCGGTGGTTCCATCAAAGTGATCTTACGTGGTGAGAACAATCTTACGGGCGACAATGAAGCCCTCATTGTTGTGGATGGTGTGGTTGTAAGCAGTGGCAGCGCAAGACGCACCGCTACAGGTGGCAGCGCTTCCGGTCCAACCGATGGCATCCAACCCACGGATTTCGGAAGCGGACTCAATGATATCAATCCAGAAGATATCGAAAGCGTTACCGTGCTGAAAGGCCCTGCTGCATCTGCATTGTATGGGCAGCGTGGCGCCAATGGGGCGTTGATCATCACCACCAGGTCCGGTTCAAAAAAGAAAAAGCTGGGCATCACCGTTAGTTCCAATGGCTCACTGGAAACTCCCAACCGCTGGCCGGACCTGCAATATGAATACGGTCAGGGCCTGAATGGCGCCGCCACTTACTCTTATGGTTCTACTGCAGATGGTCCTTCCACCAGCAATACCAGCCTTAGCTGGGGCCCGCGGTTCAATGGACAGCAATTCTACCAGTACGATCCCAATACACAAACTACCGCAACCGAAAGAACTCCCTGGGTGCCTTACAAGAACCAGATCAGGGACTTCTTCGAAACAGGAAAATCACTGTCCAACTCCGTTAGTGTGGATGGCAATCTCTTCAAAACAACTTCTTTCCGCTTTTCGGCTACCCATAGCGATAATACCTGGATATTGCCCAACACGGGTTTCAACAGAACAAATCTTACACTTTCAACTACTACCAAAGTCACATCCAAATTCAATGTGTCTTTGAAAGCAAACTATACCAACAAGCACAGCAACAATCTGCCGGGCGTTGGCTATGGCAACCAGTCTGTGATGTACTGGTATGTGTTCTGGGTGCCCAATGCAGATATGAACTGGCTCAGGAATTACTGGACAACAGGAAAAGAGAACCAGGAACTGAAGGATCTTTTTACCACATCTCCCGAGAACCCCTATGCGGTGGCTTATGAGTTCATCAACGGCGCCAACCGCAACAACCTCACCGGTAATATCCAGTTGAACTACAATTTCACCAAAGAACTGAGCCTGCAACTGAGAGGGACCATCGACCGTTCGGGGGAAGACAGGTGGCAGCACCGTCCCTGGACTGCAGCCCGCTTCGCCAATGGTTCTTATCGTACACAGGATATCGGTGTTCAGGAACTCTCCGGCGATTTCCTCCTGAAATATGATAAGCAACTGAACAAAGATTTCCGCATAACCAGCTCCGTTGGTGGAAGCATGCTTCGCAACAAATACAACAGGATTGAAACAAGGGCTGACGGAATGAAAGAACCGGGCATCTATAATTTTGGTAACTCCATGTATGACCTGGTGTACCTGCCGGATACCAGCCGTTTCCGCATCAACAGTTTTTACGGATTGTTCTCGCTCAGTTACAAGAACTACCTGTATATGGACCTTACAGGCAGGCAGGACTGGAGCAGTGTTCTGGCCACTCCTTATCGTACCGATAATGTGGGCTTCTTCTATCCTTCTGCCAGTGTAAGTTTCATTGCTTCGGAATATTTCAAAATGCCTGAAGTGATCAATTATGCCAAACTGAGATTGTCGGTAGCTTCTGTGGGTAGCGGCGGAACCCTGCCCTATCTCACTTCTTATGCTTACCTCTATCCTACCGATAAAGTGTATACAGATAGCGCAGTGCAGAATCCTGCCACCATTCCCAATCCCAACCTGAAACCGCTGAAGACAACTACCTATGAACTGGGAGCTGAAATGAAATTCTTCAAAAATCGGTTAGGCTTCGACGTGGCTGTATATAAGGGACAAACGAAAGACCAGATCCTGCAACGCATTGTTGACCGTTCTTCCGGTTTTACAAGACAGGTGGTGAACGCAGGCCAGGTTGATAACTCCGGACTGGAAGTATCGCTCAATGGCACGCCTGTTGAAACCAAAGATTTCAAATGGAGCATGTTCGCCACTTTCTCCACCAATAAGAACAAAGTGGTTTCCCTGGCCAATGACGACAGTCTCTTTTTGCTCCGGAGCGGTGCTGTAGGCGGTGTGCAGATCGTAGCGAAAGTAGGCGGCAGTATGGGTGATATGTACGGGATCGGATTTGAACGTTCTCCGGATGGACAGGTGATCTATGATGCAGCAACAGGTCTTCCGAAGATCACTTCTTCGCCCGTATATCTCGGCAATACCATTCCGAAATATAAATTCAGTTTCGGGAATGAATTCCGCTACAAATCTTTCCGCTTCAATGTTCTGTTTGATGGTCAGGCCGGCGGTGTGGCGCATTCGTATACACATGGCCGTTTGGCTGATTTCGGCAAGCTCACGGCTACCCTGCCCGGCCGCTACAGTGGCATTATCGGGAACGGCGTGATCCAGGACGGAGATCATTACAGGAAGAATGATGTGATTGCGAAAGATATCACCACATTCTACCAGAACTCCATGGGCACGGCCAACGGAGAAGGCGCTACCTATAAAACCGACTTCATCAAACTGAGAGAAGCCAGACTGGATTATACACTTCCAAAGAACACTCTGAAAGCCCTTGGATTAACAAGGGTAACTGTAGGCGTTTACGGACGCAACCTCTTCATCTGGTCTAAATGGCCCATGTTCGATCCTGAATTCGGTACACTAAGCGGTACTGATATCGTGCAGGGCTTTGAAGTAGGACAATTCCCTTCCACCCGCACTGTTGGCTTCAACTTAGTTGTTGGTATTAATTAA